A genomic segment from Bryobacteraceae bacterium encodes:
- a CDS encoding PQQ-dependent dehydrogenase, methanol/ethanol family, with translation MIGGLLIFALGAGAAFAQVSYDRLLKAASEPANWMTYSGSYSGWRYSGLDQINRGNVKDLKVAWVYQMPVTHRVETTPLVVDGVMYLSEPPSNVVALDAATGRQYWRYRRSLPSKLNVCCGQVNRGVAVLGDRVFVGTVDAHLVALNAKTGAVLWDVEVADYKTGHSVTVAPLIVKDMVVTGIAGGEYGVRGFLDAYDVRTGERKWRFWTIPGPGEKGHETWKGDAWMHGGGPTWVTGSYDAAQNLIIWGTGNPSPDWNGDVRPGDNLYTDSAIALDADTGKLKWYFQFVPHDVHDWDAVQVPVLVDGQWEGRPRKLVYWAHRNGFYYVLDRETGKFLQGRPFATQTWADGLDANGRPKRKPGIDPSETGVEVWPGVQGATNWYSPSYSPETKLFYLTAWENKGLYRKGTAEYVAGNRYIGSVPKIDLEDEPGYGAIRALNPATGERVWEHKVHTKPWSGVMSTAGKLVFAASGGWITRDRQEMEAWFYALDAETGKDLWHINLGGDMSANPISYSVNGKQMVAMAAGSAVFVFALP, from the coding sequence ATGATCGGCGGACTGCTCATCTTCGCGCTCGGTGCGGGCGCGGCATTCGCCCAGGTTAGCTATGACCGGCTGCTGAAGGCGGCGTCGGAGCCGGCGAACTGGATGACTTATTCCGGATCTTACTCCGGGTGGCGCTACAGCGGACTGGACCAGATCAACCGCGGGAACGTGAAGGATCTGAAAGTCGCGTGGGTGTACCAGATGCCGGTGACGCACCGCGTGGAGACGACTCCGCTGGTGGTGGATGGCGTGATGTATCTGAGCGAGCCGCCTTCGAATGTGGTGGCGCTGGATGCGGCCACGGGGCGGCAGTATTGGCGCTACCGGCGGTCGCTGCCTTCGAAGCTCAACGTCTGCTGCGGCCAGGTGAACCGCGGCGTGGCGGTGCTGGGCGATCGCGTGTTCGTGGGGACCGTGGATGCGCACCTGGTGGCGCTGAACGCGAAGACCGGCGCGGTGCTGTGGGATGTGGAAGTGGCGGACTACAAGACGGGCCACAGCGTGACGGTGGCGCCGTTGATCGTGAAGGATATGGTGGTGACGGGGATCGCCGGCGGCGAGTATGGGGTCCGCGGGTTTCTGGATGCCTACGACGTAAGGACGGGCGAGCGGAAGTGGCGGTTCTGGACGATTCCGGGTCCGGGCGAAAAGGGGCACGAGACGTGGAAAGGCGATGCGTGGATGCATGGCGGCGGACCGACCTGGGTTACCGGGTCGTACGACGCGGCGCAGAACCTGATTATCTGGGGGACGGGGAATCCGTCGCCGGATTGGAACGGCGACGTGCGTCCGGGGGATAACTTATACACCGATAGCGCGATCGCGCTGGACGCGGACACGGGGAAGCTGAAGTGGTATTTCCAATTCGTTCCGCACGATGTTCATGATTGGGATGCGGTGCAGGTTCCGGTGCTCGTCGATGGCCAGTGGGAAGGCCGGCCGCGGAAGCTTGTCTATTGGGCGCATCGGAACGGGTTTTACTATGTGCTGGACCGGGAGACGGGTAAGTTCCTGCAGGGGCGCCCGTTCGCGACGCAGACGTGGGCCGACGGGCTGGACGCCAACGGACGGCCGAAGCGGAAGCCGGGGATCGACCCTTCGGAGACGGGGGTGGAAGTGTGGCCGGGAGTGCAGGGGGCGACGAACTGGTACTCGCCTTCTTACAGTCCGGAGACGAAGTTGTTCTACCTGACGGCGTGGGAGAACAAGGGGCTGTATCGCAAGGGGACGGCCGAGTATGTGGCGGGTAACCGGTATATCGGGAGCGTTCCGAAGATCGATTTGGAAGACGAGCCGGGCTACGGGGCGATCCGGGCGCTGAACCCGGCGACGGGCGAGCGCGTTTGGGAGCACAAGGTGCATACCAAGCCGTGGTCCGGGGTGATGTCGACGGCGGGGAAACTGGTGTTCGCGGCGAGCGGCGGGTGGATCACGCGGGACCGGCAGGAGATGGAGGCGTGGTTCTACGCGCTGGACGCAGAGACGGGGAAGGATTTGTGGCACATCAATCTTGGAGGTGATATGTCGGCGAATCCGATTTCGTATTCGGTGAACGGGAAGCAAATGGTGGCGATGGCGGCGGGAAGCGCGGTGTTTGTGTTCGCCCTGCCGTAG
- a CDS encoding ECF-type sigma factor, with protein sequence MSSGGGPDITALLAAWNAGDSGALERLTPHVYSELRRLADSYMRGERPGHTLQPTALVHEVYLRLVKQKLPEFSSRSHFYGLAAQLMRQVLVDSARARGASKRAGDLRRITLGESAPGADGIGLGELDDALRLLEQRDENQARAVQLHYFGGLAVAEIAAFCQRSPRSVARDLRAARIFLAREIGVAT encoded by the coding sequence ATGTCGTCCGGAGGCGGCCCCGACATCACCGCACTCCTCGCCGCTTGGAACGCTGGCGACAGCGGCGCGCTCGAGCGCCTCACGCCGCACGTCTACTCTGAGTTGCGCCGCCTCGCGGACTCCTACATGCGCGGCGAGCGGCCCGGCCACACGCTGCAACCCACCGCTCTCGTCCACGAAGTATACCTCCGTCTCGTGAAACAGAAGCTCCCCGAGTTCTCCAGCCGCTCCCACTTCTACGGACTCGCGGCTCAGCTCATGCGGCAGGTGCTCGTCGATAGCGCGCGGGCCCGCGGCGCCAGCAAACGGGCCGGGGATCTTCGCCGCATCACCCTCGGCGAATCCGCTCCCGGCGCGGACGGCATCGGACTCGGCGAGCTCGACGACGCCCTCCGCCTCCTCGAGCAGCGCGACGAAAACCAGGCCCGCGCCGTCCAACTGCACTACTTCGGAGGCCTCGCCGTTGCCGAAATCGCCGCGTTCTGCCAACGCTCTCCGCGTTCCGTCGCTCGCGACCTCCGCGCCGCCCGCATCTTCCTCGCTCGCGAGATCGGGGTGGCGACGTGA
- a CDS encoding TonB family protein, producing the protein MDRDRDFSLWLDRADALETPRRGWAAVGSLLVHVLIVAFLLFVPLMPPEIRNAPEIRPVESVTLVIPPKLTQTAPNTTKPSMEVNLQGLLAEARQQAQRVPGTTRPAAPKAFETPPTPAPTPAPKPEFEAPKVDAGPRDIGELQARNLPGVGVPSPVAPPQIEAQEKPKLAFEKPGADTGRPTDSGVGRSRIPVPQRSPVEEAVRQVARGGGGGLAVGDLGEGTGGLGESLNSPPRVRNGSRLELLSDPQGVDFQPYLIRILSAVRRNWFAVIPESARLGRRGKVLIQFAISKDGSVPKLVISGPSGTEALDRAAVAGISASNPFPPLPDQFKGQQIRLQFTFMYNMGAQ; encoded by the coding sequence ATGGACCGCGATCGTGACTTCTCCCTCTGGCTCGACCGCGCCGATGCGCTCGAGACCCCACGCCGCGGCTGGGCCGCCGTTGGGTCCCTGCTCGTCCATGTCCTGATTGTCGCGTTCCTGCTGTTCGTCCCGTTGATGCCCCCCGAGATCCGCAACGCGCCCGAGATCCGGCCGGTGGAGTCGGTGACGCTCGTCATTCCACCCAAGCTCACGCAGACCGCACCGAACACCACCAAGCCGTCAATGGAGGTCAACCTGCAGGGACTGCTGGCAGAAGCCCGCCAGCAGGCGCAGCGCGTCCCCGGTACCACCCGTCCGGCCGCGCCGAAGGCCTTTGAGACGCCGCCGACCCCCGCCCCTACTCCGGCGCCCAAGCCCGAGTTCGAGGCCCCGAAAGTCGACGCCGGACCCCGCGATATCGGCGAACTCCAGGCCCGCAACTTGCCCGGCGTGGGTGTGCCGTCGCCGGTGGCGCCGCCACAGATCGAAGCCCAGGAAAAACCGAAGCTTGCCTTCGAGAAGCCCGGCGCCGACACGGGCCGGCCCACCGATTCGGGGGTAGGAAGAAGCCGCATTCCCGTACCGCAAAGGTCGCCAGTTGAGGAAGCGGTTCGACAGGTGGCCCGCGGCGGTGGCGGAGGACTCGCGGTGGGCGACCTCGGCGAAGGAACGGGCGGATTAGGTGAATCCCTCAATTCCCCACCGAGAGTCCGGAATGGCTCCCGGCTGGAACTGCTCAGCGACCCTCAGGGGGTCGATTTTCAGCCTTACCTGATCCGGATCCTGTCCGCCGTGCGCCGCAACTGGTTCGCTGTGATTCCAGAGAGCGCCCGGCTCGGGCGGCGAGGTAAGGTACTGATTCAATTCGCGATCTCCAAGGATGGCTCGGTTCCGAAGCTCGTCATCTCCGGGCCGTCCGGCACCGAAGCACTGGACCGCGCGGCCGTCGCCGGCATCTCCGCTTCGAATCCCTTTCCGCCGCTGCCGGACCAGTTCAAAGGGCAGCAGATTCGCCTTCAGTTCACCTTCATGTACAACATGGGGGCGCAGTGA
- a CDS encoding c-type cytochrome — translation MQVRSMKTLTLGKTLTLGALAAVALWGQTAEVRNPHTTEADRVAGAKIYRGHCAECHGLDGEGGRGPNLKTGVFYHGSNDEDLLENISEGIKGTAMPGVFFSPDQVWQIVTYVRSLSANQPATPRGDTAHGARVFREQGCLGCHIVRGEGGANGPDLTNIGSQRSAEHLRQAIVDPGAKVLREFRTARVTMENGTAYRGFILNEGTYTMQLLDAGKGLVSVARKDFNRSEIETGSAMPSYSGKIGGKDLDDLVAYLYSLRRGSKNQ, via the coding sequence GTGCAGGTGCGATCCATGAAGACGCTCACGCTTGGGAAGACGCTGACGCTCGGTGCTTTGGCGGCGGTCGCCTTGTGGGGGCAGACGGCCGAAGTTCGCAATCCACATACGACGGAGGCAGACCGGGTGGCCGGCGCAAAGATCTACCGGGGACACTGCGCGGAGTGCCACGGGTTGGACGGCGAAGGGGGGCGCGGGCCGAACTTGAAGACCGGTGTGTTTTATCACGGGTCCAACGACGAGGACCTGCTGGAGAACATCTCCGAGGGGATCAAAGGGACTGCGATGCCGGGCGTGTTCTTCTCGCCGGATCAGGTTTGGCAGATCGTGACCTATGTACGGTCGCTGAGCGCGAACCAGCCGGCGACGCCTCGCGGGGACACGGCGCACGGGGCTCGTGTGTTTCGCGAGCAAGGGTGCCTGGGGTGCCATATCGTGCGCGGCGAAGGCGGCGCGAACGGTCCGGACCTGACGAATATCGGGTCGCAGCGGTCGGCGGAGCATCTGCGGCAGGCGATTGTGGATCCGGGGGCGAAGGTGCTGCGCGAGTTCCGGACGGCGCGGGTGACGATGGAGAACGGCACGGCGTATCGCGGGTTCATCCTCAACGAGGGGACGTACACGATGCAGTTGCTGGACGCGGGCAAGGGGTTGGTTTCGGTGGCCCGGAAGGATTTCAACCGGTCTGAGATTGAGACGGGGTCGGCGATGCCATCGTACTCGGGAAAGATCGGCGGGAAAGATCTCGACGACTTGGTGGCCTACCTGTATTCTCTTCGGCGAGGGAGTAAAAACCAATGA
- a CDS encoding 50S ribosomal protein L11 methyltransferase — MPFWVRVPGGDDETVAAMAEFATTGIEEAGESVTAWFASAEEAARCAAGFASREVESGEVARANWNEAWQREWQPMEVGRRWYLAPPWDPAPAPGGRIRLAMHAGNAFGNGDHPATHLCMVAMEERLPPGGRFLDVGCGSGLLCEAAGLLGAAVAGGCDLDADAVGGAGGLGLVWIGSVHAAASQSFDFVVANLPAPVTVSLLGEIARVLPPGGWLVASGLLEDQVEAVRAAAAGAGFTVVETRTAGEWRALVLRAVRAA; from the coding sequence ATGCCCTTCTGGGTACGGGTGCCTGGTGGCGACGATGAGACGGTGGCGGCGATGGCGGAGTTCGCCACAACTGGGATAGAGGAGGCGGGGGAGTCGGTAACGGCCTGGTTCGCGTCGGCGGAGGAGGCGGCCCGATGCGCGGCGGGTTTTGCGTCGCGCGAGGTGGAGAGCGGCGAGGTTGCGAGGGCGAACTGGAACGAGGCGTGGCAGCGGGAGTGGCAGCCGATGGAGGTGGGGCGGCGGTGGTATCTGGCTCCGCCGTGGGATCCTGCGCCGGCTCCGGGGGGGCGAATCCGGCTGGCGATGCATGCGGGGAACGCGTTCGGCAACGGGGACCATCCGGCGACGCACCTGTGTATGGTGGCGATGGAGGAACGGCTCCCGCCTGGAGGACGCTTCCTCGACGTGGGGTGCGGGTCCGGATTGTTGTGCGAGGCGGCGGGTCTGTTGGGCGCGGCGGTGGCCGGGGGATGCGATCTCGACGCCGACGCCGTGGGCGGCGCCGGTGGGTTGGGATTGGTTTGGATCGGGAGCGTGCACGCGGCGGCTTCGCAATCGTTCGATTTCGTCGTGGCGAATCTGCCGGCTCCAGTGACGGTTTCGCTGCTTGGGGAGATCGCGCGAGTGTTGCCGCCGGGCGGGTGGCTGGTGGCGAGCGGGCTTCTTGAAGATCAGGTGGAAGCCGTGCGTGCGGCGGCGGCCGGGGCCGGATTCACGGTAGTGGAGACGCGGACGGCCGGGGAATGGCGGGCGCTCGTGCTTCGCGCTGTTAGAGCGGCTTGA
- a CDS encoding alanine racemase, translating to MILDTDLFEKNLNHMASHLKSNSMNFRGHVKIHKAVDIAKRQAALGAIGVTVATEAEAELFSDSGVKGVLMTRQAAGKEKTLRMVAVAKRDPTFISIVDDPWMADQFDEAAGAERTKMNIIVEINAGLIRAGIEPGAKAFELVKKVMGKKNLEFKGLMAYSGTASHTKGWEARKKRSMGDIAGMLETAEMCKKAGIPVEIRTGGSTGTYNIDPGHLTELQAGSYMFMDTLYIKVGSKSGHEIYDDFAQSLTVLTTVIVRQHDGTATIDTGIKGMLKPTDTVKGRPDIVVENQGAEYGILKWKSNDLALGSRVELYPTHLDSTTNVYDRYYLAKGENIVGAWPIMGRAGAAQR from the coding sequence TTGATCCTCGACACCGATCTTTTCGAGAAGAACCTCAACCACATGGCTTCGCATCTGAAGTCGAACTCGATGAACTTCCGGGGCCATGTGAAGATCCACAAAGCAGTCGACATCGCCAAGCGGCAGGCAGCCCTTGGCGCGATCGGCGTGACGGTCGCCACGGAAGCGGAGGCGGAGTTGTTCAGCGATTCCGGGGTGAAGGGCGTGCTGATGACACGGCAGGCGGCGGGCAAGGAGAAGACCCTTCGGATGGTGGCGGTGGCCAAGCGGGACCCGACGTTCATTTCGATCGTCGACGATCCGTGGATGGCCGATCAGTTCGACGAGGCGGCCGGCGCTGAGCGGACGAAGATGAACATCATCGTGGAGATCAACGCGGGGTTGATTCGTGCTGGAATCGAGCCGGGGGCGAAAGCGTTCGAGCTGGTGAAGAAGGTGATGGGGAAGAAGAACCTCGAGTTCAAGGGGCTGATGGCGTACTCGGGGACAGCGTCGCACACGAAGGGGTGGGAGGCGCGGAAGAAACGCTCGATGGGCGATATCGCCGGGATGCTCGAGACGGCGGAGATGTGCAAGAAGGCAGGGATTCCGGTTGAGATCCGGACGGGCGGGTCGACGGGCACGTACAACATCGATCCGGGCCACTTGACGGAACTGCAGGCGGGGTCGTACATGTTCATGGACACGCTCTATATCAAGGTCGGGAGCAAGAGCGGCCACGAGATTTACGATGACTTCGCGCAGTCGCTGACGGTGCTGACGACGGTGATCGTGCGGCAGCACGACGGGACGGCGACGATCGATACCGGGATCAAGGGGATGCTGAAGCCGACCGATACGGTGAAGGGCCGGCCAGACATCGTGGTGGAGAACCAGGGCGCGGAGTACGGGATTCTGAAGTGGAAGTCGAACGACCTAGCGTTGGGCAGCCGGGTGGAGTTGTACCCGACGCACCTGGATTCGACGACGAACGTGTACGACCGCTACTATCTGGCGAAGGGCGAGAACATCGTCGGCGCGTGGCCGATCATGGGCCGGGCGGGCGCGGCGCAGCGGTAG
- a CDS encoding peptidyl-alpha-hydroxyglycine alpha-amidating lyase family protein — protein sequence MLARRLCRGLPVFALQVALAQPPPATEEEAGRLRSRAAAAEKLPLRRTELTVRPPADGFALDFTSSAAFAANGAIYLLQRGDKADPILAVSPAGEVLRSWGRGMFTIPHSIRLDPHGNVWTVDAASSAVYKFSPQGNTLLEIQVGGQPANHPSAFKGTTDIAFAPDGRLFISDGYANARILEYTAKGKRIREWGKHGTGPGEFHLPHGLTIDPQGILYVADRENGRIQRFTLEGKYLSEWNGFGKTFCITARGGAIWIGTQPRNLPNGAPGWLMKLDPRTGALLGVVESNGHHSVDANARGEPITGVRPDKVLFFRRDDRR from the coding sequence ATGCTTGCCCGTCGCCTGTGCCGCGGCCTTCCTGTTTTCGCGCTCCAGGTGGCGCTGGCTCAACCGCCGCCAGCCACCGAAGAAGAAGCCGGACGCCTTCGCTCCCGCGCCGCTGCCGCTGAGAAGCTCCCACTTCGGCGGACTGAACTCACGGTGCGGCCCCCCGCCGACGGCTTCGCCCTCGACTTCACCTCGTCGGCCGCCTTCGCTGCCAACGGCGCCATCTACCTGCTCCAACGCGGCGACAAAGCCGACCCGATCCTCGCGGTTTCCCCGGCGGGGGAGGTTCTCCGCTCGTGGGGGCGGGGAATGTTCACGATTCCACACTCGATCCGGCTGGACCCGCACGGCAACGTCTGGACCGTCGACGCGGCCTCATCCGCCGTCTACAAGTTCAGCCCCCAGGGGAATACGCTGCTCGAGATCCAGGTAGGCGGCCAGCCCGCCAATCACCCGAGCGCTTTCAAGGGAACCACCGATATTGCATTCGCGCCCGACGGCCGCCTGTTCATCTCCGACGGCTACGCCAACGCGCGTATCCTCGAATACACGGCGAAGGGCAAGCGCATCCGCGAGTGGGGGAAGCACGGTACCGGTCCTGGTGAGTTCCACCTTCCGCACGGGCTCACCATCGATCCGCAAGGGATCCTCTACGTCGCCGACCGCGAGAATGGCCGGATACAGCGCTTCACGCTCGAAGGTAAATATCTCAGTGAGTGGAACGGGTTCGGCAAGACGTTCTGCATCACAGCGCGCGGCGGCGCCATCTGGATCGGCACGCAACCGCGCAACCTGCCCAACGGCGCCCCGGGGTGGCTGATGAAGCTCGATCCGCGAACCGGCGCTCTGCTGGGCGTGGTGGAGTCGAACGGGCACCATTCGGTGGACGCCAATGCGCGCGGCGAACCGATCACGGGCGTACGACCGGACAAGGTCCTGTTCTTCCGCCGGGACGACCGGCGCTAG
- a CDS encoding sialidase family protein: MKPPILLLLAVSAALLAQSDDPALQPPVIHNPPGPEYADNTRLFQGIPGIERASNGRLWALWYAGGPDEPTEGPGNYVVLVTSGDDGRTWSAPKLIIDPPGPVRAYDPCLWHDPAGRLWLFWSQSYDKWDGRSGVWAIVAGDSRSENPRWSEPRRLSDGIMMNKPIVTSKGEWLMPASVWERAAIDGIPEKYKHDLGARRGANVMVSRDKGKSWTYRGQAIVPERVFDEHMIVERRDKSLWMLVRAAYGIGESDSTDGGATWSPGRKSGIPHVNSRFFVRRLRSGKLLLVTHSPPDHKTRSHLIAHLSADDGKTWTGGLMIDERVGVSYPDGVQAPDGAIYVIYDYQRRRDRQIVMATFTEDDVATGRWESKQARRRVVINQATGAARGVR, encoded by the coding sequence GTGAAACCGCCCATCCTTCTCCTCCTCGCCGTCTCCGCCGCGCTCCTCGCCCAATCGGACGACCCGGCGCTCCAGCCGCCAGTCATCCACAACCCGCCGGGACCGGAATACGCCGACAACACTCGGCTGTTCCAGGGCATTCCCGGCATTGAACGCGCCTCCAACGGCCGCCTCTGGGCGCTCTGGTACGCCGGCGGACCCGACGAGCCCACCGAGGGCCCCGGCAACTACGTCGTCCTTGTCACGAGCGGCGACGACGGCAGGACGTGGTCCGCGCCCAAGCTCATCATCGATCCGCCCGGCCCCGTCCGCGCCTACGACCCCTGCCTTTGGCACGACCCCGCCGGCCGCCTCTGGCTCTTTTGGTCGCAAAGCTACGACAAGTGGGACGGCCGCTCCGGCGTCTGGGCCATCGTCGCCGGCGATTCGCGAAGCGAGAATCCGCGATGGTCCGAGCCGCGCCGCCTGAGCGACGGCATCATGATGAACAAGCCCATCGTGACGTCGAAGGGGGAATGGCTGATGCCGGCCTCCGTCTGGGAGCGTGCCGCCATCGACGGCATCCCTGAGAAATACAAGCACGACCTCGGCGCGCGACGCGGAGCCAACGTCATGGTCTCGCGCGACAAAGGCAAGTCCTGGACCTACCGAGGCCAGGCCATCGTCCCCGAACGCGTCTTCGACGAACACATGATCGTCGAGCGCCGTGACAAGAGCCTGTGGATGCTCGTGCGCGCCGCTTACGGCATCGGCGAAAGCGACTCCACCGACGGTGGCGCCACCTGGAGCCCCGGACGCAAGTCCGGGATCCCACACGTCAATTCGCGCTTCTTCGTCCGCCGTCTCCGATCCGGCAAGCTGCTGCTTGTCACCCACAGCCCGCCGGACCACAAGACGCGCTCCCACCTGATCGCCCATCTTTCCGCCGACGACGGCAAGACATGGACCGGAGGACTCATGATCGACGAGCGCGTCGGCGTCTCCTACCCCGACGGCGTTCAGGCCCCGGACGGCGCCATCTACGTCATCTACGACTACCAGCGCCGCCGCGACCGCCAGATCGTGATGGCGACCTTCACCGAAGACGACGTCGCCACCGGGCGCTGGGAGTCGAAACAGGCTCGGCGGCGCGTGGTGATCAATCAGGCGACCGGCGCCGCCAGAGGCGTGCGCTAG
- a CDS encoding PKD domain-containing protein, whose amino-acid sequence MKRILLALAIAAPVFALDQCKGEVKIFQFPPALMPHIDGKTDDWAIAGEPYTYRNDKLHGAQCGHPNGVDPKDLDVSVKVGWVKGLNRLYFLYEAYDDYWDFALYSDARPYQNDIFEISLDADLSGGPFISNPQIKDPVEGHFRFAGAHAQNYHIFTPPINHQWCMVWGANPWIGEFPWSHSAYQYSFQHGESGKLVLEFWVTPFDYAPSDGPARAVVSKLVENQLIGLSWAILDFDHGAKKGPGNCTLSSNPVSVRDGSALCAARLMPLEERFLPGIEAKFSFQVIDPARRLVYFKDESVGGVTKWTWHFGDGTTSNERNPIHQYEKPSIRTNVLLEVEGPKGTSRFSRHWEVSVP is encoded by the coding sequence ATGAAACGTATCCTGCTCGCGCTCGCGATCGCCGCGCCGGTGTTCGCTCTTGATCAATGCAAGGGAGAGGTGAAGATCTTCCAGTTCCCGCCAGCGTTAATGCCGCATATCGACGGGAAGACGGACGACTGGGCGATTGCCGGCGAGCCGTACACCTACCGCAACGACAAGTTGCATGGGGCGCAATGCGGGCATCCGAATGGCGTGGACCCGAAGGATCTTGACGTGAGCGTGAAGGTGGGTTGGGTGAAGGGGCTGAACCGGCTCTACTTCCTGTACGAAGCCTACGACGACTACTGGGACTTCGCACTCTACTCGGATGCGCGGCCGTATCAGAATGACATCTTCGAAATTTCGCTCGACGCTGACCTTTCGGGCGGGCCGTTCATCTCGAATCCACAGATCAAGGATCCGGTGGAAGGGCACTTCCGTTTCGCCGGGGCGCACGCGCAGAACTATCACATCTTCACGCCGCCGATCAATCACCAGTGGTGCATGGTGTGGGGCGCCAATCCGTGGATCGGGGAGTTTCCATGGTCGCATTCGGCGTATCAGTACAGCTTCCAGCACGGCGAGAGCGGGAAGCTGGTGCTTGAGTTCTGGGTGACTCCGTTCGATTATGCGCCGAGCGACGGCCCGGCTCGGGCGGTGGTGTCCAAGCTTGTAGAGAACCAACTGATCGGCTTGTCTTGGGCGATTCTCGATTTCGACCACGGGGCGAAGAAGGGGCCGGGAAATTGCACGCTTTCGTCGAACCCGGTGAGCGTGCGGGACGGGTCGGCATTGTGCGCGGCGCGATTGATGCCGCTCGAGGAGCGATTCTTGCCGGGGATTGAGGCGAAGTTTTCGTTCCAGGTGATCGACCCGGCGCGGCGGTTGGTGTATTTCAAGGACGAGTCCGTGGGCGGGGTGACGAAGTGGACGTGGCATTTCGGCGATGGGACCACGTCGAACGAGCGGAACCCGATTCACCAGTACGAGAAGCCTTCGATCCGGACGAATGTGCTGCTCGAGGTGGAAGGGCCGAAGGGGACGTCGCGGTTTTCGCGGCACTGGGAAGTGAGCGTGCCGTAG
- a CDS encoding FliA/WhiG family RNA polymerase sigma factor: MPAKRVSSAAAVRISVAAATKAVASKGEIDPKRPVHRHANHPKVIEISAAGPECVADLANDFESEPCVAFEAEPITPPSAALRDKVILEHLPLVKAIAVRVHENLPVHVDLDDLVHAGILGLFDAVNKYDPEKQVAFSSYAKHRIKGAILDSLRQLDWASRDLRRRHKQVEAATRDLTAELQRAPTDAEVAQKLGVEESRWRQMMVDLRNVGLISASSRGHEGEDLPPPDFPSSPEFQPDIMCAREQMRFMLSEAMHTLPERYQKVVVLYYKNEMTMKEIGGILGINESRVSQIHKSALEKMAVALEGAGITSSCAFAE; encoded by the coding sequence ATGCCCGCTAAGCGTGTGTCTAGCGCCGCGGCCGTCAGAATTTCTGTCGCCGCTGCCACCAAAGCCGTTGCTTCCAAAGGTGAAATCGACCCGAAGCGCCCCGTCCATCGTCACGCGAATCACCCGAAAGTGATTGAGATTTCCGCAGCCGGGCCCGAATGCGTGGCCGACCTCGCCAACGACTTCGAAAGCGAGCCCTGCGTCGCTTTCGAGGCCGAGCCGATTACGCCCCCGAGCGCGGCGCTTCGCGACAAGGTGATCCTCGAGCACCTTCCGCTGGTGAAAGCCATCGCCGTCCGCGTGCATGAGAACCTCCCCGTTCACGTCGATCTCGACGACCTGGTCCACGCCGGAATCCTCGGCCTGTTCGACGCCGTCAACAAGTACGACCCCGAAAAGCAAGTCGCCTTCTCGAGCTACGCCAAGCACCGCATCAAGGGCGCCATCCTCGACAGCCTCCGCCAACTCGATTGGGCGTCGCGCGACCTTCGCCGGCGTCACAAGCAGGTGGAAGCGGCCACGCGCGACCTCACCGCGGAACTGCAGCGCGCTCCAACCGACGCTGAAGTGGCGCAGAAGCTGGGCGTCGAAGAATCGCGCTGGCGTCAGATGATGGTCGATCTCCGCAACGTCGGCCTGATCTCGGCCTCTTCCCGCGGCCACGAAGGCGAGGATCTGCCCCCGCCGGATTTTCCGTCGAGCCCCGAATTCCAGCCCGATATCATGTGCGCCCGCGAGCAGATGCGGTTCATGCTCAGCGAAGCGATGCACACTCTCCCGGAGCGCTACCAGAAGGTCGTCGTTCTCTACTACAAGAACGAGATGACGATGAAGGAAATCGGCGGCATCCTCGGCATCAATGAAAGCCGCGTATCGCAGATCCACAAGTCCGCGCTCGAGAAGATGGCCGTGGCGCTCGAAGGCGCCGGCATCACTTCGAGCTGCGCGTTCGCGGAATAG
- a CDS encoding DUF1080 domain-containing protein, giving the protein MASPTSPATNSRSGPATKYPTGSLVNHVSTAKGKFIGDQWNTYDVTVKGDHFVIKLNGKVVLETDQTKSSRGHIGLQSNKDRIEFRNLKIKPL; this is encoded by the coding sequence ATGGCGAGCCCCACGTCACCGGCTACGAACTCCAGATCTGGACCGGCAACGAAGTACCCCACCGGCTCCCTCGTCAACCACGTCTCCACCGCCAAGGGCAAGTTCATCGGAGACCAGTGGAACACCTACGACGTCACCGTCAAAGGCGACCACTTCGTCATCAAGCTGAACGGTAAGGTCGTGCTCGAGACGGATCAGACCAAGTCCAGCCGCGGCCACATCGGCCTGCAATCCAATAAGGACCGCATCGAGTTCCGCAACCTCAAGATCAAGCCGCTCTAA